A window of Panicum virgatum strain AP13 chromosome 8K, P.virgatum_v5, whole genome shotgun sequence contains these coding sequences:
- the LOC120644209 gene encoding disease resistance protein RGA5-like, whose protein sequence is MELAAAALGSLLPKLSTLLSDEYKLQKGVRGEIRFLQAEMESMQAALNRASKLPAHQIDELNKIWVRDLKELVYDVEDSVDAFKVRVDNDPEHAKAHSFRRFFDRTIGLLTKAKSRHHIADDIQDIKRRIDEVSKRKERYNSLGVGVPQPDTVDIDPRMPSLYQDAAKLVGIDGPTQKLIDLLTRVEGVKKQKLRVVSIVGVGGLGKTTIANSVYERLRGQFESHAFVSVSLKPDMKQILSSILRQVSKDKCTNAGEKDRDELLRSIRDFLVNKRYLIVIDDVWNVEAWEIIKCALIDKNVGSRVIVTTRKMDVAKFSSMDGELYELDPLSEKDSRRLLCKRIFNEDVGIHSDLEEVTMKILKKCGGIPLAIITIASMLASMPRTKYEWYGVHNSMGSGLETDKTLDKMRNILHLSYSELPFYLKPCLLYLSMFPEDFEIRINDLVRLWLAEGFIYGKQGSNLYDIGEKYFNELVNRSMIQLVEINEFGVAKTCRVHDMILDLIISLSTQENFAIILDGSHLKSTMHSIRRISLHDKVDGNREDSKEEQIILPTTVSISHARSLVVLGNAVQLMPPLSWFSVLRVLCLKNVPSKVIHPKDLGSLHHLRYLELGGEVEPGLLEGIGNLKLLKTLNLKLLKTFNLWGPSIEELPTSIVELQGLEHLLMDKRKLTGLKLPDGIGNLTSLQELSGLDVNNSPSTLTELGKLTELRTLALKGLGENESYMKTFLQSLSNLGNLRTLEFYSSTGTISLDNMSDQWRGPVHLQSFNGGVSTFFALPRWFSSLSELSCLFIRVNVLRQVDLQLLGALPVLRILYLQAASRGVTEERLAIGGDQSFRSLAKFRFMHYSSCWLVFGPGAMPKLQSFGLYLEAQKTASGGIDVGWENLTSLKHVTVTVDCDGARARKVEDVETRIRDVVGSHPNHPTLELSRVSEQFMT, encoded by the exons ATGGAGCTCGCAGCGGCGGCTCTGGGAAGCCTCCTCCCCAAGCTTAGCACCCTTCTCAGCGATGAATACAAGCTGCAGAAGGGGGTCAGGGGGGAGATCAGGTTCCTTCAAGCTGAGATGGAGAGCATGCAGGCTGCCCTTAACAGGGCGTCGAAGCTGCCGGCTCATCAGATTGATGAGCTTAACAAGATCTGGGTGAGGGACTTGAAGGAGCTGGTCTATGACGTTGAGGACAGTGTTGATGCTTTCAAGGTTCGTGTCGATAATGATCCTGAACACGCCAAGGCGCATAGCTTCAGAAGATTTTTCGACAGGACCATTGGCTTGCTGACCAAGGCCAAGAGTCGCCATCATATCGCTGATGACATCCAAGACATCAAGAGACGCATCGATGAGGTttccaaaaggaaagaaaggtACAACTCTTTAGGTGTTGGAGTGCCACAGCCTGACACTGTCGATATTGATCCACGCATGCCGTCTCTCTACCAAGATGCAGCAAAGCTCGTTGGCATCGATGGCCCTACACAGAAGCTTATCGACTTGCTAACAAGAGTAGAAGGTGTGAAAAAACAGAAGCTAAGGGTTGTCTCTATTGTTGGGGTGGGAGGCCTGGGCAAAACAACCATTGCCAATTCCGTGTATGAAAGATTACGGGGACAATTTGAGAGTCATGCTTTTGTGTCGGTGTCACTTAAACCAGACATGAAGCAGATTCTCAGCAGCATACTCCGGCAAGTTAGTAAAGACAAGTGTACTAATGCTGGAGAAAAGGATCGGGATGAACTTCTAAGGAGCATCCGGGATTTCCTCGTCAATAAGAG GTACCTCATTGTAATTGATGATGTATGGAATGTAGAAGCATGGGAAATCATCAAATGTGCTCTTATTGACAAGAATGTTGGCAGCAGAGTTATTGTGACAACCCGTAAAATGGATGTGGCTAAATTCTCTTCAATGGATGGTGAGCTGTATGAACTGGATCCTCTCTCTGAGAAGGACTCCAGAAGACTTCTTTGTAAAAGGATATTTAACGAAGATGTTGGAATTCATTCTGATCTGGAAGAGGTAACAATGAAAATTTTGAAGAAGTGTGGAGGGATACCATTAGCTATCATTACTATAGCAAGTATGTTGGCTAGTATGCCCAGAACAAAGTATGAATGGTATGGTGTTCACAATTCTATGGGTTCTGGACTTGAAACAGACAAGACACTAGATAAGATGAGAAATATATTACATCTTAGTTATAGTGAACTGCCTTTCTATCTAAAGCCTTGTTTATTATATCTGAGCATGTTTCCCGAGGATTTCGAGATTCGAATAAATGATTTGGTACGACTTTGGTTAGCAGAGGGTTTTATCTATGGAAAACAGGGGAGCAATTTGTATGATATTGGAGAGAAGTATTTCAATGAGCTTGTTAATAGAAGCATGATTCAGCTGGTAGAAATCAATGAATTTGGTGTTGCAAAAACTTGTAGAGTACACGATATGATACTTGATCTCATCATTTCCCTTTCAACACAAGAAAATTTTGCCATTATACTTGACGGTTCGCACCTCAAATCTACAATGCACAGTATTCGACGAATATCATTGCATGATAAAGTAGATGGCAACCGAGAAGATAGCAAGGAAGAACAAATTATACTACCAACAACAGTAAGCATATCTCATGCCAGGTCACTCGTTGTTTTGGGCAATGCAGTTCAATTGATGCCACCTCTGTCATGGTTTTCAGTTCTTCGTGTTTTATGTTTGAAAAATGTTCCTAGTAAGGTTATTCATCCCAAGGATCTAGGGAGTTTGCACCACTTGAGATATCTAGAATTAGGTGGAGAGGTTGAACCAGGGCTTCTAGAAGGAATTGGAAATCTAAAGCTTCTGAAGACATTGAATCTAAAGCTTCTGAAGACATTTAATTTGTGGGGCCCGTCCATAGAAGAACTGCCAACAAGCATTGTTGAGCTACAAGGACTTGAACATCTATTAATGGATAAGCGTAAGCTTACGGGGTTGAAGCTTCCAGATGGGATTGGTAATCTGACTTCCCTGCAAGAGCTGTCAGGGCTCGATGTGAACAACTCACCAAGTACTCTGACTGAGCTAGGTAAGCTTACAGAACTACGGACGCTGGCACTAAAAGGATTAGGTGAAAATGAGAGTTACATGAAGACTTTCTTGCAGAGTCTATCAAATCTAGGCAACCTTCGCACTCTTGAATTTTATAGTAGCACTGGAACCATTTCCCTAGATAACATGTCAGATCAATGGAGGGGTCCTGTACATCTACAGAGCTTTAATGGGGGCGTTTCAACCTTCTTTGCGTTGCCACGGTGGTTTTCGTCCCTCTCTGAGCTATCCTGCTTGTTCATCAGGGTCAATGTGCTAAGACAGGTTGATCTCCAACTGCTTGGAGCTTTACCCGTGCTACGTATTCTATACTTACAAGCAGCATCTCGTGGCGTCACTGAAGAACGGTTGGCCATTGGTGGTGACCAGTCCTTCCGCTCTCTAGCAAAGTTTAGGTTTATGCACTATTCAAGCTGCTGGCTGGTGTTTGGACCAGGAGCGATGCCAAAGCTTCAAAGCTTTGGGTTGTACTTAGAAGCACAGAAGACAGCGAGTGGTGGTATCGATGTTGGCTGGGAGAACCTCACGTCCCTTAAACATGTAACCGTCACAGTTGACTGTGATGGAGCCAGGGCCAGGAAGGTGGAGGATGTCGAGACCAGAATCAGGGATGTAGTTGGCAGCCATCCGAACCATCCAACTCTCGAGCTGTCAAGAGTTTCGGAACAATTCATGACGTAG